A genomic region of Leptospira barantonii contains the following coding sequences:
- a CDS encoding pyridoxal phosphate-dependent aminotransferase — MSQSTLEYVLANRIQGLDTSAIRKAFELAGTLKNPINLSIGQPHFPCPPNIIEAGCKALKDGKTAYTLTGGIPELRSALAEKYKNVNGISYATPERILVTSGISSAFLLLFNALLNEGDECLVVTPHFLMYPAYIKIYGGKMNSVHESFEPEALKEFANKKLKIIIYSSPSNPTGKILSRKQLEALADLAEKTGAYLISDEIYELFDYDKKFISAGSFYDKAITLSGFSKTYSMTGLRLSSILGPEPIIKALTTLQQYTLVCAPSVTQWMGLEALKTDMSSYIADYKEKRDFVYESLKDRYEVSKSEGAFYFFIKIKEKDDDFILRAIKEKELILVPGYIFADSKNYIRISFASEWENLKRGISALAELA, encoded by the coding sequence ATGAGTCAGAGTACGTTAGAATATGTTTTAGCCAATCGTATCCAAGGTCTGGATACTTCCGCCATCCGCAAAGCCTTCGAACTTGCAGGCACCTTGAAGAACCCGATCAATCTTTCCATCGGACAACCTCATTTTCCATGTCCTCCTAACATTATCGAAGCGGGTTGTAAGGCCCTGAAAGACGGCAAAACCGCATACACTCTTACCGGTGGAATTCCCGAGTTAAGAAGCGCGCTCGCCGAAAAATATAAAAACGTAAACGGAATTTCTTATGCGACCCCGGAAAGAATTCTAGTCACTTCCGGAATCAGCTCCGCGTTCTTACTTCTTTTTAACGCGTTGTTAAACGAAGGCGACGAATGTTTGGTCGTAACTCCGCACTTCTTAATGTATCCCGCATATATCAAAATCTACGGCGGAAAGATGAATTCGGTTCACGAGTCTTTCGAGCCCGAAGCTCTCAAAGAATTTGCGAATAAAAAACTGAAGATCATCATCTATTCTTCCCCGTCGAATCCTACCGGGAAAATTCTTTCCCGCAAACAACTCGAAGCGTTAGCCGATCTCGCGGAAAAAACCGGAGCGTATTTGATCTCCGACGAAATTTACGAACTTTTCGACTACGATAAAAAATTCATTTCGGCGGGGTCGTTTTACGATAAGGCGATCACTCTTTCCGGTTTTTCCAAAACATACAGCATGACTGGACTTCGTTTGTCCTCGATTTTGGGTCCCGAACCCATTATAAAAGCGTTAACTACTTTGCAACAGTATACGCTGGTTTGCGCTCCTTCCGTAACTCAGTGGATGGGACTCGAAGCTCTGAAAACGGACATGAGTTCTTACATCGCGGACTATAAGGAAAAAAGGGATTTCGTCTACGAATCCTTAAAGGATCGTTACGAGGTTTCGAAAAGCGAGGGCGCGTTTTACTTCTTCATCAAGATTAAGGAAAAGGACGACGACTTTATTCTCAGGGCGATCAAAGAAAAAGAACTGATCCTTGTTCCGGGTTATATCTTCGCCGATTCCAAAAATTACATTCGAATCAGTTTCGCATCCGAATGGGAGAATCTGAAACGAGGAATCTCCGCGCTTGCAGAGCTTGCCTGA
- a CDS encoding AAA family ATPase, producing METVKIAGLNVPVSKSGINTGSLGSDLVETDSTVRNLSNILYPLLEGKPVLLVGDAGVGKNALIYYINHKRKHPTARFSFNEDTLPEDLIGSYRILMDGRGFAWSDGPLTSAIRSGHSFVADEMNLCPPHIIKRFSTVYESAYLELIEGNGSRISCGEGFNFIGTQNPSEGFEGRKPLPFDITRFFSVVFIDPHSPDEILFILKKLYPALSESLLQSCIRISLETENRVVTGKLGKGDLEKYHFNIRNLKKLCNRILGLKADTSELQFREFWNFYVEPFRKKEDRDLQTELLLSESGLSVTPSLPEPSFQVHKGFLYCNDKAIPVQDENRAKQLLSEVPLPLKLREFSEKIFTAVQFQENVLIEYSEEQDPQILLPMFTEMSGLPLETVSLCKGIHTSDIIGALKPIDGSKVDWVDGPLTRGIREGGNILITNLEAAGAELVEKLNMLTDDARSLTLPPESGHNEPVQLTNESRIFALKLFRKSKSTATISRAFRNRFTSVLFPDLEDESTLTEILSFYLPGNSLILKMVNFHLKIRDLAKKRTIGSANLLPYLFGLSNILFWKDHILRYADAASGEAGLKETAVRGGKIAYTNQIADPKERMELEKILDFQMSGIEVESDFFKILEDKKKKTLTTATEIEKKRWWNPELHKREALTGKAKLLNSGNPLKRGIEIDTPETGGQMKEGADAWYGQDTRGNKGQGEPAGGGGAWGYRTEELYKQFLAKRKILWDYTIQVSLKEFKEVFGQSLEDIELNLDRLFDPEIDITRMYRTEGNRIDTRKYISFLSGRGDSKVFDRTIIDKNEEKLKGVEVAFLVSKSRRIFNFEYAVAVISAMLSSAYILNEHEVDFSIHAYSDRNNKKDRIDLIPIKRLEEEYDEAKEEEMFNYLRTDWQGDSVEEYQLLEKVESYFSPEAQTKIVVMISDFRGQRGKAEVSDEINSRDNRKLHAEILKNQNRNYVFLGVGLGRRYIAEHLFQDSIQITSDNFYNMPNLIGTELGRLILTNHSMRN from the coding sequence ATGGAAACCGTAAAAATCGCCGGTCTGAATGTTCCAGTTTCTAAATCTGGAATCAACACAGGAAGTCTAGGATCCGATCTCGTTGAGACAGATTCGACAGTTCGCAACTTATCCAATATTCTTTATCCTTTGCTCGAAGGTAAACCCGTGCTTCTCGTTGGAGACGCCGGTGTCGGTAAAAACGCTCTCATCTATTACATCAATCATAAGAGAAAACATCCGACCGCGAGATTCAGTTTTAACGAGGACACTCTTCCCGAGGACTTGATCGGTTCGTATCGGATTCTGATGGACGGTCGGGGTTTCGCTTGGTCGGACGGACCTCTGACTTCCGCGATTCGTTCGGGTCATAGTTTTGTGGCGGACGAGATGAATCTTTGCCCACCGCATATCATCAAACGATTCTCCACCGTTTACGAGTCCGCCTATTTGGAGTTAATCGAAGGGAACGGTTCTCGGATTTCCTGCGGAGAAGGTTTTAACTTTATCGGAACTCAAAATCCGTCCGAAGGTTTCGAAGGAAGAAAACCTTTGCCGTTCGACATCACCCGTTTTTTCTCCGTGGTTTTTATCGATCCCCATTCTCCGGACGAAATTCTTTTTATCTTAAAAAAATTATATCCGGCTCTCAGCGAATCCTTACTGCAATCCTGCATTCGTATTTCTTTGGAAACGGAGAATCGAGTTGTCACGGGTAAACTCGGCAAGGGCGATCTTGAAAAATATCACTTCAATATCCGTAACTTGAAAAAACTCTGCAATCGAATTCTCGGTTTGAAGGCCGATACGAGCGAACTTCAGTTCCGCGAATTCTGGAACTTCTACGTGGAACCGTTTCGCAAAAAAGAGGACCGGGATTTACAAACGGAACTTTTGTTAAGCGAATCGGGTTTGTCCGTGACTCCTTCGCTTCCAGAACCGAGCTTTCAGGTCCATAAGGGATTTCTTTACTGCAACGATAAGGCGATTCCCGTGCAGGACGAAAACCGCGCAAAACAATTGTTAAGCGAAGTGCCTCTTCCTCTAAAACTCCGCGAGTTTTCCGAGAAAATTTTCACCGCGGTTCAGTTTCAGGAAAACGTTCTCATCGAATATTCGGAGGAACAAGATCCTCAGATTCTTCTTCCTATGTTTACGGAGATGTCCGGTCTTCCTTTGGAGACGGTGAGTCTTTGTAAGGGAATTCATACTTCCGATATCATCGGGGCTTTGAAACCGATCGACGGTTCCAAAGTGGATTGGGTGGACGGACCTTTGACGAGAGGGATTCGCGAAGGCGGAAACATTCTCATCACAAACCTCGAAGCCGCGGGCGCCGAGCTTGTTGAAAAATTGAATATGCTCACCGACGACGCTCGTTCCCTTACGCTTCCTCCCGAAAGCGGACACAACGAACCCGTACAACTTACGAACGAATCCAGAATTTTTGCTCTGAAACTTTTTCGTAAATCCAAATCGACCGCGACGATTTCCAGAGCGTTCCGTAACCGTTTTACGAGCGTGTTGTTTCCCGATCTCGAAGACGAATCCACGTTAACCGAAATTCTTTCCTTTTATCTTCCCGGCAACAGTTTGATTTTGAAGATGGTGAACTTTCACCTGAAGATCCGCGATCTCGCGAAAAAAAGGACGATCGGTTCCGCCAATCTTCTTCCGTATCTATTCGGACTTTCTAATATTCTTTTTTGGAAGGATCATATTCTCCGTTATGCGGACGCGGCTTCCGGCGAGGCCGGTCTCAAAGAGACCGCGGTTCGAGGCGGTAAGATCGCTTATACAAATCAGATCGCAGATCCGAAGGAGAGAATGGAACTCGAAAAAATCCTGGATTTCCAAATGTCCGGCATCGAGGTCGAATCCGATTTCTTCAAGATTCTTGAGGATAAGAAAAAAAAAACTCTAACAACGGCCACCGAAATTGAAAAGAAACGTTGGTGGAATCCGGAACTTCACAAAAGAGAAGCGTTAACCGGTAAGGCGAAACTTCTCAACTCGGGTAATCCTCTCAAACGAGGAATCGAAATCGATACTCCAGAAACTGGCGGCCAAATGAAGGAAGGCGCGGACGCTTGGTATGGCCAGGACACGCGCGGCAACAAGGGACAAGGCGAACCCGCGGGCGGTGGCGGAGCCTGGGGTTATCGCACCGAAGAACTTTATAAACAATTTCTTGCCAAACGTAAGATTCTTTGGGACTACACGATTCAAGTTTCCCTAAAGGAATTCAAAGAGGTTTTCGGTCAAAGCCTCGAGGACATAGAACTCAATCTGGATCGTCTTTTCGATCCAGAAATCGACATCACGAGAATGTATCGAACCGAAGGAAACCGTATCGATACTCGGAAATACATTTCGTTCTTATCCGGAAGAGGGGACTCTAAGGTTTTCGATCGTACGATCATCGATAAGAACGAGGAAAAACTCAAAGGTGTGGAGGTCGCGTTTCTCGTTTCCAAGTCGAGAAGGATCTTCAACTTCGAATACGCGGTCGCCGTGATCTCGGCGATGCTTTCTTCGGCTTATATCCTCAACGAACACGAGGTGGATTTTTCGATTCACGCGTATTCCGACCGAAACAACAAAAAGGATAGAATCGATCTGATCCCGATCAAACGTCTGGAGGAGGAATACGACGAGGCCAAGGAAGAGGAAATGTTCAATTATCTTCGAACCGATTGGCAAGGCGATTCCGTGGAAGAATATCAGCTTCTCGAAAAAGTAGAATCGTACTTTTCGCCGGAGGCACAGACGAAAATTGTGGTAATGATCTCCGATTTCCGGGGGCAAAGAGGTAAGGCGGAGGTTTCCGACGAGATCAATTCTCGGGACAATCGTAAACTTCATGCCGAAATTCTAAAGAACCAAAATCGGAACTACGTCTTCCTCGGAGTCGGACTCGGAAGAAGATACATTGCGGAACATCTGTTCCAGGATTCCATCCAGATCACTTCGGACAATTTTTACAATATGCCAAACCTGATCGGAACCGAACTGGGCAGACTGATTCTTACGAATCACAGCATGAGAAATTAA
- the smpB gene encoding SsrA-binding protein: MANKKEEPGHSPLVNKKAKFNFELISFIEAGIVLSGSEVKSLREKKGNLTDAFAKIKSGEVFLENFSITPYKNGGYANHPEIRPRKLLLHKKEIEKLDRQVKEKGFVLIATKVYFKDNLRVKVEIAVGKPKKLHDKRDDMQKKDAQQEIARALKSSNRYE, encoded by the coding sequence ATGGCGAACAAAAAAGAAGAACCCGGACATTCTCCGCTGGTCAATAAAAAGGCCAAATTCAACTTCGAATTGATCTCATTCATCGAAGCGGGGATCGTTTTGTCCGGTTCCGAAGTCAAAAGTCTCCGTGAAAAAAAAGGAAATCTTACCGACGCGTTCGCTAAGATCAAAAGCGGCGAAGTCTTTTTGGAGAACTTCTCCATCACCCCGTATAAAAACGGAGGTTACGCGAATCATCCCGAAATCCGTCCCCGCAAACTTCTTCTTCATAAGAAAGAAATCGAAAAGTTGGATCGTCAGGTAAAAGAAAAGGGATTCGTCCTCATCGCCACCAAGGTTTATTTCAAAGATAATCTCCGAGTCAAAGTGGAGATCGCCGTGGGCAAACCGAAAAAACTGCACGATAAACGGGACGACATGCAGAAAAAAGACGCACAACAAGAGATCGCGCGTGCGTTAAAATCTTCCAATCGCTACGAATGA
- the der gene encoding ribosome biogenesis GTPase Der → MAKAGKKPTAESEEAVPVKAPRKEPGEKIPVVSIVGRQNVGKSTLFNALLKKKLAITEDYPGVTRDVLSARIYQEDKDLDFYLCDTPGLDISNPDSLAQSILEAAYRQLKASDLIIFLLDKNEITPADHTLLGYLRREPEVANKPIIYCVNKADKELDEFDLEEFYRMGLAEVLPISAVGRKNLGLLLEKIKFFLSGKKPAKVWIEKMNPTKKKDAQQLPLAEEDYEFRLAIVGKPNSGKSSLLNAICGYERAVVSEVAGTTRDSVDTLLEFGDRRLLLTDTAGIRRGSKSAEALEFYSYQRTLKAIESSDLMIHLLDAKKGFGDFDKKITSLLQEKGKPFLIAINKWDQIEDKTDRTLKEYKEKLFSRFPLLSEVPIITISATEKLRVKKLVDLSFDLASRSQRKVSTSELNKNLKLWMGQAGRSFSAHQPPKMLYCTQVSTSPFHLILFVNHVEYFKSNLVSFLKKKLTETYELQGIPVRLEFRSDRK, encoded by the coding sequence ATGGCTAAAGCCGGAAAAAAACCAACCGCAGAATCGGAAGAAGCAGTTCCGGTCAAAGCTCCCCGCAAAGAACCCGGAGAAAAAATTCCGGTCGTTTCGATCGTGGGTCGTCAGAACGTGGGCAAGTCCACGCTATTTAACGCGCTCTTAAAAAAGAAACTAGCGATCACCGAGGATTATCCCGGTGTGACGCGTGACGTTCTTTCAGCGAGAATTTATCAGGAAGACAAGGACCTCGATTTTTATCTCTGTGATACTCCGGGTCTCGATATTTCGAATCCGGATTCTTTAGCGCAATCCATATTGGAAGCCGCTTATAGACAATTGAAGGCTTCCGATCTGATCATCTTTCTTTTGGATAAAAATGAAATCACCCCGGCCGATCATACCCTTCTCGGTTATCTGAGAAGAGAACCGGAAGTCGCGAATAAACCCATCATCTATTGCGTGAACAAAGCGGATAAGGAACTGGACGAATTCGATTTGGAAGAATTCTATAGAATGGGTCTTGCGGAAGTTCTCCCCATCTCGGCCGTGGGAAGAAAGAACTTAGGACTTCTTCTCGAAAAGATAAAATTCTTTTTAAGCGGTAAGAAGCCCGCAAAGGTCTGGATCGAAAAGATGAATCCTACCAAAAAGAAGGACGCACAACAGCTTCCTCTTGCGGAAGAGGATTATGAATTTCGATTGGCCATCGTCGGTAAACCGAACTCAGGTAAATCGAGTCTTCTCAACGCGATCTGCGGTTACGAAAGGGCCGTGGTCAGCGAGGTCGCCGGAACCACCCGCGATTCCGTGGATACTCTATTAGAATTCGGTGATAGACGTTTGCTTTTGACGGATACCGCCGGGATACGAAGAGGAAGCAAGTCCGCGGAAGCCTTGGAATTTTATTCGTATCAAAGAACCCTAAAGGCGATCGAATCCAGCGATCTTATGATCCATCTTCTGGACGCAAAAAAAGGATTCGGAGATTTCGACAAAAAGATCACCTCTTTACTTCAGGAAAAAGGAAAACCGTTTTTGATCGCGATCAACAAATGGGATCAGATCGAAGACAAAACCGATAGAACTCTCAAGGAATATAAGGAAAAACTATTCAGCCGTTTTCCATTGTTAAGCGAAGTTCCCATCATCACGATCAGCGCGACCGAAAAACTCAGGGTGAAAAAACTCGTGGATCTCTCGTTTGATTTGGCTTCTCGATCTCAGAGAAAGGTCAGCACCTCCGAACTCAATAAAAATCTAAAGTTGTGGATGGGGCAGGCGGGAAGATCCTTTTCGGCCCACCAACCTCCGAAGATGCTTTATTGTACACAAGTTTCGACTTCTCCGTTTCATCTGATTCTATTCGTAAACCACGTGGAATACTTCAAATCGAATCTTGTTTCCTTTCTCAAAAAGAAACTCACCGAAACCTACGAGCTTCAGGGAATTCCGGTTCGATTGGAGTTTCGATCGGATCGAAAATGA
- the plsY gene encoding glycerol-3-phosphate 1-O-acyltransferase PlsY: protein MNFAFFACISFIAGSLPFGYWIALRIGGMDIRQFGSKNIGATNVGRLIGWKFGFPVLILDVAKGMLPVYLSGHFVPEGGVPFQLACGVLAVLGHMFSPFLGFRGGKGVATTLGVFLVLTPIACLGAVIVFLAVYKFFKFVSLGSIFASLTLPLVYAFSSILLLHEEVSYWVLGTMVFISIGIILTHRENILRILNQSELFAVKDEDQSDDSERNRR from the coding sequence ATGAACTTCGCTTTTTTTGCGTGTATCAGTTTTATCGCTGGTTCTCTCCCGTTCGGCTATTGGATCGCTCTTCGGATCGGAGGAATGGACATTCGCCAATTCGGAAGTAAGAACATCGGAGCCACGAACGTGGGTCGTTTGATCGGATGGAAGTTCGGATTTCCGGTTTTGATTCTCGATGTGGCGAAGGGAATGTTGCCCGTTTATCTTTCGGGTCATTTTGTTCCCGAAGGTGGAGTTCCGTTTCAACTCGCTTGCGGAGTTCTTGCGGTTCTCGGTCATATGTTTTCTCCCTTCTTGGGTTTTCGGGGAGGAAAGGGCGTCGCAACCACGTTAGGCGTATTTTTAGTTCTCACGCCGATCGCCTGTCTCGGAGCCGTAATCGTCTTTTTAGCGGTTTATAAATTTTTTAAATTCGTCTCCTTGGGATCAATTTTTGCTTCCCTTACTCTTCCGCTCGTTTATGCTTTTTCCTCGATTCTTCTTTTGCACGAAGAAGTTTCCTATTGGGTTTTGGGAACCATGGTTTTCATCTCGATCGGAATCATTCTTACTCATAGGGAGAATATTCTACGGATTTTAAATCAGTCCGAGTTGTTCGCGGTCAAAGACGAGGATCAAAGCGATGATTCAGAGAGAAATCGACGATAA
- a CDS encoding motility associated factor glycosyltransferase family protein codes for MSHNLSEKTREIFGKKPYLSLYFQRQADPNLNFELKPAKNPEEWFLELNGRALSSAVAPRTQAQRILQAQKISATDLVAVIGLGNPHLIFEVHKNLEPGQILLLVDEHPELLFPLWDGVLEPVMDVPGRHLFLGHSALNLLWNYLESLPVERVSGIRIFRNAASTSLNEAYYGELEIKIRKILSSKMSDLLTKFEFERIWVRNTFVNTANFPDSKNPRTRIESLKEKFSNVPAMLVSAGPSLRSQCEWIRKVRDKVFLFSCDTSLKALLKFGIVPDGVITLDAQTHSFFHFMGAESSNVPLFADLVSSPSILRSQKFTKVVHSLTAKYVVEASGELKREVTAGSITAEKLLGPIGDIQSGGSVATTAFDLLRNLGCKPIFLVGQDLAYSGREIHSTGTHHNEKWLTLVRRTQGLEKINEMIIRKRDTRFVPSAGGGEVLTDYVLDLYRHWFEESFKTLDFPVYNVNSRGAKIENCENVSLERADQILSEFPDHGYYWKEFGAWKNEERFEISKKDAETFRSNLLQKIQTILETFSNPDIREESYESVLSRFRNEIQTWEDLNYLVRKTEIYILRHKDTLDETRKKNLFLGAVLKEFTGLKRKLLAGIETV; via the coding sequence ATGTCTCACAATCTCTCTGAAAAGACAAGAGAAATATTCGGGAAAAAGCCGTACTTATCCCTCTATTTCCAAAGACAAGCCGACCCGAATCTTAACTTCGAACTGAAGCCCGCAAAAAATCCGGAAGAATGGTTTTTGGAACTCAACGGTCGCGCACTTTCCAGTGCGGTAGCTCCTCGCACACAAGCGCAGAGAATTCTTCAGGCACAAAAAATTTCAGCGACGGATTTGGTAGCAGTCATCGGTCTTGGAAATCCACATCTCATCTTTGAAGTTCATAAAAATTTGGAACCTGGACAAATTCTTTTGTTAGTGGACGAACATCCCGAACTTCTTTTCCCTCTTTGGGACGGAGTTTTAGAACCAGTTATGGATGTTCCCGGAAGACATTTGTTTTTGGGTCATTCCGCTCTCAATCTTCTTTGGAATTATTTGGAATCTCTTCCCGTGGAACGTGTTTCCGGAATTCGAATCTTTAGAAACGCGGCGAGCACTTCTCTGAACGAGGCGTATTACGGAGAATTGGAAATCAAGATTCGGAAAATTCTTTCCTCAAAGATGAGCGATCTTTTGACCAAGTTCGAGTTTGAAAGAATTTGGGTTCGCAACACGTTCGTAAACACCGCGAACTTTCCGGATTCCAAAAATCCGAGAACCCGCATTGAATCCTTAAAGGAAAAATTTTCAAACGTTCCGGCGATGCTCGTGTCGGCCGGGCCTTCTCTTCGAAGTCAATGCGAATGGATTCGCAAGGTAAGAGATAAGGTTTTTTTATTCTCCTGCGACACTTCTTTGAAGGCGCTTTTGAAATTCGGAATCGTTCCGGACGGGGTTATCACCCTCGACGCACAAACTCATTCCTTCTTTCACTTTATGGGAGCTGAATCGTCTAACGTGCCCTTGTTCGCGGACTTGGTGAGTTCACCTTCGATTTTGAGATCGCAAAAGTTCACGAAGGTGGTTCATTCTTTGACCGCGAAATACGTTGTAGAAGCAAGCGGAGAATTAAAACGCGAAGTCACCGCGGGTTCTATAACAGCGGAAAAACTTTTAGGTCCGATCGGCGACATTCAATCCGGCGGAAGTGTGGCGACTACCGCGTTCGACCTGCTTCGCAATCTCGGTTGCAAACCCATCTTTTTAGTCGGTCAAGATCTTGCGTATTCGGGAAGGGAAATCCATTCCACGGGAACACATCACAACGAAAAATGGCTTACCCTGGTGCGCAGAACGCAAGGCCTTGAAAAGATCAACGAGATGATTATCCGCAAACGGGACACTCGTTTTGTTCCTTCGGCAGGAGGCGGAGAAGTCCTCACCGATTACGTTTTGGATTTATACAGACATTGGTTTGAAGAATCGTTTAAGACCCTGGACTTCCCCGTTTACAACGTAAATTCTCGCGGAGCCAAAATCGAAAACTGCGAGAACGTTTCCTTAGAAAGAGCGGATCAAATTCTTTCCGAGTTTCCGGATCACGGTTATTATTGGAAAGAATTCGGCGCTTGGAAAAACGAAGAACGTTTTGAAATTTCGAAAAAGGACGCGGAAACGTTTCGGTCCAATCTTTTACAAAAAATCCAAACCATTCTCGAGACGTTTTCGAATCCGGATATCCGGGAAGAATCTTACGAATCCGTTCTTTCCCGTTTTAGAAACGAGATCCAAACCTGGGAAGACTTGAATTATCTCGTTCGCAAAACCGAAATCTACATTCTCCGTCACAAAGACACGTTAGACGAAACCAGAAAGAAGAATCTATTTTTGGGCGCGGTTCTCAAGGAATTCACGGGCTTAAAACGCAAACTTCTCGCGGGAATCGAAACCGTTTAG